The nucleotide window TTGTGGTGGTTTGCTAAAATCTATTGTACGACACTCCATTAGTTCATCAATGTCCTCATCAAAAAAATCTCTAAATAACTCATCAGGAGTTTCATGTATCTCAATTGGTACATCACATTCGCGAATACCATCAGTGCTATTCTGAAATTTTGCTTGAACTTCACTAACAACACTCAGGCACATATATAATAACCATAGACGTTTCATCTAATTCCTAAATATTTTTATCTTCATACATTTTAGCATAAATTAGCATCTTATTGTAAGTATGCAATGAACAAAATTTGAGTATACTATAACAAAGTGAAAAGGAGACTATTTTGAGCAATAAAAAACCTGTTTTATTAGTTATCTTGGATGGTTTTGGGTATAGTAGTGAAAAAAAATACAATGCGATTGCTCAAGCACATACACCACATTTAAATAGTTGGTTTTCCACATATCCACATACTGTACTTGATTCATCTGGTAAAGCTGTTGGTTTGCTTGGTGGATATATTGGTAATTCAGAAGTTGGTCATTTAACTATCGGCGCAGGTGCCGTTGTCCCGCAAGCTGTTGCAGTCATTCACTCAGCAATCGATACTGGTTCTTTTTTTAAGAATAAAAAGCTAACAGAAGCTCTTACAAAACTTACCCATTCAAAGAAAATACTTCATATTTTTGGTCTACTTTCTGATGCTGGTGTACACAGCCATATCAAACATCTTTTTGCATATATTAAAGCAGCTCGTGAACACAAGATACAAAAAATAGTCATTCATCCTTTTTTAGATGGGCGCGACACACCACCAAAATCAGGTAAATATTATCTCGAGCAACTTTCAGAATATATAAAAAGTATGTCAAACGTTATCATTGGCTCATTACACGGGCGCTTTTATGCAATGGACCGAGACAATAACTGGAAACGTACTCAAAAGAGCTACCGAGTACTTACTGAGCAAATAGAACCCACATTTGTCCACTGGTCTGAGGTACTTGAGTATTATTACACAAAAAATATAACTGACGAATTTATACCGCCAACATTATTAAGCTCTGATGCAATAATACAAAACGGAGATGGTATACTTTTCTTTAATTTTCGACCCGACCGAGCACGTCAGCTAACAAAAGCATTTATTGATAAACATTTTTCTCATTTTTCAACAAAAAAAATTAATCTTACATTCTTTATTACGCCAGTTGCATACAACAAAAATATCAACACAACAGTACTTTTTGCCAGACAACCATTAAAAAATACACTCAAGCATATACTCAGCAAATCCGGCAAAACTATTTTTACTATTGCAGAAACAGAAAAATATGCACATGTCACGTACTTTTTTAGTGGCGGACAAGAACAGGCACTACCGGGAGAAACACAAGTACTCATTCCATCACTCCCGAAAAAAAACTATGTTGATCATCCTCAGATGTCTGCAGAAAAAATCACTGAGGCTATTGTACACTCGCTTAAAAATGCTCCCACTAATTTCTATTTAATTAACTATGCAAACGCAGACATGGTTGCCCATTCGGGAAATTTGCCAGCAACCATCAAGGCAATTGAATATTTGGACACACAACTAGCTCACCTGTATAAAACCGCTATAGAAAAAATGAATGGCATTATGATTATTACTTCAGATCATGGTAACGCCGAAGTTATGTTTGATAAAAAAACACAACAGCCACGCACTGCACACACAACTAACCCCGTACCGTTTTTATATATAGGGCACGATTATAAAAATATTGATTTATCTAATTTAAGAAAACTTTCTGATATTAAAAATTTTGTTTTAAAAATAATGGAATCACCCAACTAATTTTGTTTATCAAGCAATACTTCAAAATCGAGATAGGTACCGTCAGTCCATACTTGCTTAAAACCAAGTTTTTTATACACCGCTTGAGCAGGTAAATTATCTACACGTGTTATTAACCGAACACGAAATACACCCATTCTTTTAAACTCATCAAGAACATATTGTGCAAGAATTTTTCCATAACCACGCTCTCTAAACTGTTTGCTAACCGCAATAAAAAGTAATTGACCTTTATAAAAGCTTTTTTTGTAATAAGCAACAAAACCTTTAAAACCCTCTTTGTCTCTCATTACTCTGATGTTCAATTTACCAAAATATTCAGGATTATAGTCATTTGGCGATTTTGTTCTAAGCATATGCTCAACGTTAAATTTACTCAAATCAGCCGGTGCATCCTTTTTTGTTTCTGCAATTAACCAATACCAATTGTCTTTCATTAACTGCATAATATCTTGCGCATCACGGTTATAGTCAAAATCAATTATGCTATGTGCATATACATGATTATTTTTTTGATGATAATAATAATAAGAAATACCCCCACCAAGCATAATTGCTACTACTAAAAGAATAGCCTTTATCTGCACCCTCTGTATTTTCATAATTGTCTTTCTCAATATATCCATCTACCCAATCATCATACGGTAACTACAAATATTCAACACTCTTCAAAAACAATCCGCATGCTGGGGCCGTTAGCATCGCATTATTTGGATTTTGTTCATTTAATAACTCTTGCATGTATTGTACCGTCAAATCAAGCCTTGTTGCAACTATAAGACTTGCGCCTACAATACGGCGAATCATGTGCCGTAAAAAACCAGGACCTTTTACTTCGATTCGATAACAATTAAATTCTTTCACGTATTCAAGATTAATGCTATTAATTGTACGCACAGTATTTTCTTTTTCATTTTTCGTACAAAATGACGCGAAATCATGCGTTCCCTGAAAAACTTTCAAGCATTGCCTGAGCTTTTGCATATCAATCTTTTTGCGCACATACCATCCATACCGTGTAGCAAATGGTAACGGTTGATCTGTAAAAAAATTGTACCAGTACGTTTTTTCTGTTTTATTACGATAGGGATGAAAATTATCAGTAACTTCTTCGATAGAAATTATTCGTATACTTTGTGGC belongs to Candidatus Dependentiae bacterium and includes:
- the gpmI gene encoding 2,3-bisphosphoglycerate-independent phosphoglycerate mutase, which produces MSNKKPVLLVILDGFGYSSEKKYNAIAQAHTPHLNSWFSTYPHTVLDSSGKAVGLLGGYIGNSEVGHLTIGAGAVVPQAVAVIHSAIDTGSFFKNKKLTEALTKLTHSKKILHIFGLLSDAGVHSHIKHLFAYIKAAREHKIQKIVIHPFLDGRDTPPKSGKYYLEQLSEYIKSMSNVIIGSLHGRFYAMDRDNNWKRTQKSYRVLTEQIEPTFVHWSEVLEYYYTKNITDEFIPPTLLSSDAIIQNGDGILFFNFRPDRARQLTKAFIDKHFSHFSTKKINLTFFITPVAYNKNINTTVLFARQPLKNTLKHILSKSGKTIFTIAETEKYAHVTYFFSGGQEQALPGETQVLIPSLPKKNYVDHPQMSAEKITEAIVHSLKNAPTNFYLINYANADMVAHSGNLPATIKAIEYLDTQLAHLYKTAIEKMNGIMIITSDHGNAEVMFDKKTQQPRTAHTTNPVPFLYIGHDYKNIDLSNLRKLSDIKNFVLKIMESPN
- the truA gene encoding tRNA pseudouridine(38-40) synthase TruA; its protein translation is MKQYRLIVAYDGTDYCGWQVQVLQKSIAQEMQDAFERVFGQSIRLLGASRTDAGVHALGQVAVFKINIQVNTQKMLFAWNNVLPQSIRIISIEEVTDNFHPYRNKTEKTYWYNFFTDQPLPFATRYGWYVRKKIDMQKLRQCLKVFQGTHDFASFCTKNEKENTVRTINSINLEYVKEFNCYRIEVKGPGFLRHMIRRIVGASLIVATRLDLTVQYMQELLNEQNPNNAMLTAPACGLFLKSVEYL
- a CDS encoding N-acetyltransferase codes for the protein MKIQRVQIKAILLVVAIMLGGGISYYYYHQKNNHVYAHSIIDFDYNRDAQDIMQLMKDNWYWLIAETKKDAPADLSKFNVEHMLRTKSPNDYNPEYFGKLNIRVMRDKEGFKGFVAYYKKSFYKGQLLFIAVSKQFRERGYGKILAQYVLDEFKRMGVFRVRLITRVDNLPAQAVYKKLGFKQVWTDGTYLDFEVLLDKQN